In Vicia villosa cultivar HV-30 ecotype Madison, WI unplaced genomic scaffold, Vvil1.0 ctg.000025F_1_1, whole genome shotgun sequence, one genomic interval encodes:
- the LOC131622197 gene encoding transcription factor TGA2.3-like isoform X3, with the protein MGSRGRIAEDTNKIANGMPSYAPPLPPPNSMGMEGTNIHPSRISDFGALEQSLGFRVEDAMNLSRNPVFNQMKANSQALGADIQFGALSKTLQQQKDLQPNLASTSGGHRENWGESNMGDGSPDTSTDDTEDKNQMAERGESSERSKDKSDQKTLRRLAQNREAARKSRLRKKAYVQQLESSRLKLTQLEQELQRARQQGIFISSTGEQTHSLSGNGAMAFDAEYARWLEEHNRQTNELRAAINSHAGDIELRTIVENFMTQFEDIYRLKGVAAKADVFHILSGMWKTPAERCFMWIGGFRSSEILKLLVSHLEPLTEQQLMGIYNLQQSSQQAEDALSQGMDALQQSLSETLANGSPNPSGSSGNVANYMGQMAMAMGKLGTLEGFLRQADNLRQQTLQQMLRILTTRQSARALLAISDYFSRLRALSSLWLARPRE; encoded by the exons ATGGGCAGTAGGGGAAGAATTGCTGAGGATACTAACAAAATTGCCAACGGGATGCCGAGTTACGCGCCTCCATTGCCGCCGCCTAATTCCAT GGGCATGGAAGGAACTAATATTCATCCTTCTCGAATTTCTGATTTTGGAGCCCTTGAACAGTCTCTAGGATTTCGTGTTGAGGATGCCATGAATCTTAGCAGAA ATCCAGTGTTTAATCAAATGAAAGCAAATAGCCAAGCTTTAGGTGCTGATATTCAATTTGGTGCTCTAAGTAAG ACATTGCAACAACAAAAAGACTTGCAGCCGAATTTGGCTTCAACATCTGGCGGCCATCGCGAGAATTGGGGAGAGTCCAACATGGGTGATGGAAGCCCTGATACTTCAACAGATGATACAGAAGACAAGAATCAAATG GCTGAAAGAGGAGAATCAAGTGAAAGATCAAAAGATAAATCAGATCAAAAG ACGTTAAGACGGTTAGCTCAAAATCGCGAGGCTGCCAGAAAAAGCCGACTGAGGAAAAAG GCATATGTGCAACAATTAGAGAGCAGTAGGCTGAAACTGACCCAACTGGAGCAAGAACTACAGCGAGCACGCCAGCAG GGGATTTTTATTTCAAGCACTGGAGAGCAGACTCATTCACTGAGTGGAaatg GCGCGATGGCATTTGATGCAGAATATGCACGATGGTTAGAAGAGCATAATAGGCAAACCAATGAACTAAGGGCTGCGATAAATTCTCATGCGGGGGACATTGAACTCCGTACCATTGTGGAAAATTTCATGACTCAATTTGAAGATATCTACAGGCTGAAAGGTGTTGCAGCAAAAGCCGATGTTTTCCACATTCTATCAGGAATGTGGAAGACTCCAGCTGAGAGGTGTTTCATGTGGATTGGAGGCTTTCGGTCATCCGAAATTCTTAAG CTTCTTGTAAGTCATTTGGAGCCTTTAACCGAGCAACAATTAATGGGCATCTACAACTTGCAACAGTCATCCCAACAGGCCGAAGATGCTCTCTCCCAAGGAATGGATGCATTGCAGCAATCACTTTCCGAGACTTTGGCTAATGGTTCACCTAACCCATCAGGCTCTTCTGGAAATGTGGCTAACTACATGGGCCAAATGGCCATGGCCATGGGAAAGCTCGGTACACTTGAGGGCTTTCTTCGCCAG GCTGATAATCTGCGGCAGCAAACATTGCAACAAATGCTTCGAATATTAACAACCAGACAATCAGCTCGAGCTCTTCTTGCAATAAGCGATTATTTCTCCCGGCTGCGAGCCTTGAGTTCTCTATGGCTTGCGCGGCCAAGGGAGTAA
- the LOC131622171 gene encoding uncharacterized protein LOC131622171 translates to MKIEDIKAKAQRKWNLGVNETKAIRARFKGRDMVGGSFLGDYTRIYAYCHELLRANPGSHTHSFQINKRTTNKCDVVLNNMSKAFNSVILESRSNPLVTMLEEIGTYCMEIWGNNRVRFQNLADDVLLNIRRKVERTNSNTNLWMVRISDEHIFEVKHVVNPAEMWELTGLPCVYELSSTKSRNFKVDDYIPGYYKKSRYMSVYKHVIYPINGSNLWVRTQYPYVKPPKYKKMLGRPKKKRNIKQRDIDGIGRKIRRTGLIAKCSRCK, encoded by the exons ATGAAGATCGAGGATATAAAGGCAAAGGCACAAAGGAAGTGGAATCTAGGTGTCAACGAGACTAAGGCAATAAGAGCAAGATTTAAAGGTAGAGATATGGTTGGTGGTTCTTTCTTAGGGGATTACACTAGAATATATGCATATTGTCATGAACTGTTAAGAGCAAACCCAGGGTCACATACACATTCATTTCAGATCAATAAAAG GACAACTAACAAGTGTGATGTTGTTCTCAATAACATGTCAAAAGCTTTCAATAGTGTTATTCTTGAGTCAAGGTCAAATCCATTAGTGACTATGTTGGAAGAGATCGGAACATATTGTATGGAAATATGGGGAAACAACAGGGTGAGATTTCAAAACTTGGCTGATGATGTTTTGCTTAATATTAGAAGGAAGGTTGAGAGAACAAATAGTAACACCAACTTATGGATGGTCAG GATATCTGATGAACACATCTTTGAAGTAAAGCATGTTGTAAATCCAGCAGAAAT GTGGGAACTCACAGGACTGCCTTGTGTTTATGAATTGTCATCTACAAAGAGTAGGAACTTCAAGGTTGATGATTATATCCCTGGCTATTACAAAAAATCAAGGTACATGTCAGTCTACAAACATGTAATTTATCCTATAAATGGATCAAACCTATGGGTTAGGACACAATATCCATATGTGAAACCACCTAAGTATAAAAAAATGCTTGGTAGACCAAAGAAGAAAAGGAATATTAAACAAAGAGATATTGATGGGATTGGCAGGAAAATAAGGAGAACAGGGTTAATTGCCAAGTGCAGTAGGTGCAAGTAG
- the LOC131622197 gene encoding transcription factor TGA2.3-like isoform X2 has product MGSRGRIAEDTNKIANGMPSYAPPLPPPNSMGMEGTNIHPSRISDFGALEQSLGFRVEDAMNLSRNPVFNQMKANSQALGADIQFGALSKSIANSDINLSAAIAGSQTLQQQKDLQPNLASTSGGHRENWGESNMGDGSPDTSTDDTEDKNQMAERGESSERSKDKSDQKTLRRLAQNREAARKSRLRKKAYVQQLESSRLKLTQLEQELQRARQQGIFISSTGEQTHSLSGNGAMAFDAEYARWLEEHNRQTNELRAAINSHAGDIELRTIVENFMTQFEDIYRLKGVAAKADVFHILSGMWKTPAERCFMWIGGFRSSEILKLLVSHLEPLTEQQLMGIYNLQQSSQQAEDALSQGMDALQQSLSETLANGSPNPSGSSGNVANYMGQMAMAMGKLGTLEGFLRQADNLRQQTLQQMLRILTTRQSARALLAISDYFSRLRALSSLWLARPRE; this is encoded by the exons ATGGGCAGTAGGGGAAGAATTGCTGAGGATACTAACAAAATTGCCAACGGGATGCCGAGTTACGCGCCTCCATTGCCGCCGCCTAATTCCAT GGGCATGGAAGGAACTAATATTCATCCTTCTCGAATTTCTGATTTTGGAGCCCTTGAACAGTCTCTAGGATTTCGTGTTGAGGATGCCATGAATCTTAGCAGAA ATCCAGTGTTTAATCAAATGAAAGCAAATAGCCAAGCTTTAGGTGCTGATATTCAATTTGGTGCTCTAAGTAAG TCAATTGCAAACTCGGATATAAATCTCTCTGCTGCCATTGCTGGATCTCAGACATTGCAACAACAAAAAGACTTGCAGCCGAATTTGGCTTCAACATCTGGCGGCCATCGCGAGAATTGGGGAGAGTCCAACATGGGTGATGGAAGCCCTGATACTTCAACAGATGATACAGAAGACAAGAATCAAATG GCTGAAAGAGGAGAATCAAGTGAAAGATCAAAAGATAAATCAGATCAAAAG ACGTTAAGACGGTTAGCTCAAAATCGCGAGGCTGCCAGAAAAAGCCGACTGAGGAAAAAG GCATATGTGCAACAATTAGAGAGCAGTAGGCTGAAACTGACCCAACTGGAGCAAGAACTACAGCGAGCACGCCAGCAG GGGATTTTTATTTCAAGCACTGGAGAGCAGACTCATTCACTGAGTGGAaatg GCGCGATGGCATTTGATGCAGAATATGCACGATGGTTAGAAGAGCATAATAGGCAAACCAATGAACTAAGGGCTGCGATAAATTCTCATGCGGGGGACATTGAACTCCGTACCATTGTGGAAAATTTCATGACTCAATTTGAAGATATCTACAGGCTGAAAGGTGTTGCAGCAAAAGCCGATGTTTTCCACATTCTATCAGGAATGTGGAAGACTCCAGCTGAGAGGTGTTTCATGTGGATTGGAGGCTTTCGGTCATCCGAAATTCTTAAG CTTCTTGTAAGTCATTTGGAGCCTTTAACCGAGCAACAATTAATGGGCATCTACAACTTGCAACAGTCATCCCAACAGGCCGAAGATGCTCTCTCCCAAGGAATGGATGCATTGCAGCAATCACTTTCCGAGACTTTGGCTAATGGTTCACCTAACCCATCAGGCTCTTCTGGAAATGTGGCTAACTACATGGGCCAAATGGCCATGGCCATGGGAAAGCTCGGTACACTTGAGGGCTTTCTTCGCCAG GCTGATAATCTGCGGCAGCAAACATTGCAACAAATGCTTCGAATATTAACAACCAGACAATCAGCTCGAGCTCTTCTTGCAATAAGCGATTATTTCTCCCGGCTGCGAGCCTTGAGTTCTCTATGGCTTGCGCGGCCAAGGGAGTAA
- the LOC131622197 gene encoding transcription factor TGA2.3-like isoform X1, whose product MGSRGRIAEDTNKIANGMPSYAPPLPPPNSMGMEGTNIHPSRISDFGALEQSLGFRVEDAMNLSRNPVFNQMKANSQALGADIQFGALSKSIANSDINLSAAIAGSQTLQQQKDLQPNLASTSGGHRENWGESNMGDGSPDTSTDDTEDKNQMAERGESSERSKDKSDQKTLRRLAQNREAARKSRLRKKAYVQQLESSRLKLTQLEQELQRARQQGIFISSTGEQTHSLSGNGAMAFDAEYARWLEEHNRQTNELRAAINSHAGDIELRTIVENFMTQFEDIYRLKGVAAKADVFHILSGMWKTPAERCFMWIGGFRSSEILKVRDFSFVYSPLVYNILSFFFLFLTSCRSQPGFPSLQLLVSHLEPLTEQQLMGIYNLQQSSQQAEDALSQGMDALQQSLSETLANGSPNPSGSSGNVANYMGQMAMAMGKLGTLEGFLRQADNLRQQTLQQMLRILTTRQSARALLAISDYFSRLRALSSLWLARPRE is encoded by the exons ATGGGCAGTAGGGGAAGAATTGCTGAGGATACTAACAAAATTGCCAACGGGATGCCGAGTTACGCGCCTCCATTGCCGCCGCCTAATTCCAT GGGCATGGAAGGAACTAATATTCATCCTTCTCGAATTTCTGATTTTGGAGCCCTTGAACAGTCTCTAGGATTTCGTGTTGAGGATGCCATGAATCTTAGCAGAA ATCCAGTGTTTAATCAAATGAAAGCAAATAGCCAAGCTTTAGGTGCTGATATTCAATTTGGTGCTCTAAGTAAG TCAATTGCAAACTCGGATATAAATCTCTCTGCTGCCATTGCTGGATCTCAGACATTGCAACAACAAAAAGACTTGCAGCCGAATTTGGCTTCAACATCTGGCGGCCATCGCGAGAATTGGGGAGAGTCCAACATGGGTGATGGAAGCCCTGATACTTCAACAGATGATACAGAAGACAAGAATCAAATG GCTGAAAGAGGAGAATCAAGTGAAAGATCAAAAGATAAATCAGATCAAAAG ACGTTAAGACGGTTAGCTCAAAATCGCGAGGCTGCCAGAAAAAGCCGACTGAGGAAAAAG GCATATGTGCAACAATTAGAGAGCAGTAGGCTGAAACTGACCCAACTGGAGCAAGAACTACAGCGAGCACGCCAGCAG GGGATTTTTATTTCAAGCACTGGAGAGCAGACTCATTCACTGAGTGGAaatg GCGCGATGGCATTTGATGCAGAATATGCACGATGGTTAGAAGAGCATAATAGGCAAACCAATGAACTAAGGGCTGCGATAAATTCTCATGCGGGGGACATTGAACTCCGTACCATTGTGGAAAATTTCATGACTCAATTTGAAGATATCTACAGGCTGAAAGGTGTTGCAGCAAAAGCCGATGTTTTCCACATTCTATCAGGAATGTGGAAGACTCCAGCTGAGAGGTGTTTCATGTGGATTGGAGGCTTTCGGTCATCCGAAATTCTTAAGGTGAGAGATTTCTCATTTGTCTATTCTCCATTGGTCTATAATATTCtatcatttttctttctttttctcacgTCATGCCGATCTCAACCTGGATTTCCATCCTTGCAGCTTCTTGTAAGTCATTTGGAGCCTTTAACCGAGCAACAATTAATGGGCATCTACAACTTGCAACAGTCATCCCAACAGGCCGAAGATGCTCTCTCCCAAGGAATGGATGCATTGCAGCAATCACTTTCCGAGACTTTGGCTAATGGTTCACCTAACCCATCAGGCTCTTCTGGAAATGTGGCTAACTACATGGGCCAAATGGCCATGGCCATGGGAAAGCTCGGTACACTTGAGGGCTTTCTTCGCCAG GCTGATAATCTGCGGCAGCAAACATTGCAACAAATGCTTCGAATATTAACAACCAGACAATCAGCTCGAGCTCTTCTTGCAATAAGCGATTATTTCTCCCGGCTGCGAGCCTTGAGTTCTCTATGGCTTGCGCGGCCAAGGGAGTAA